Proteins encoded by one window of Chondromyces crocatus:
- a CDS encoding HEAT repeat domain-containing protein, protein MESFVQSQAAVVGSSPVGGCEVMDVESRIEQLDTLRPPLALIAEGLRAADPAEALAAARALTKRFQEGEDAPSTLADCVPGALFTLAFDVQLALADLVVAGLPLPIPELPEGLPPLLACRFRCAQLLAAPALLQLDVATPMDVHAVAAAPVERAVVSGLWLRAARHERSAMHDVAIDMARAAISAALLSPALAQEVLLEIAHRSSDAVRARALVLAAEPWAQGLGCPPLSGCMAGEEVALSAVRLAAARGDAGWVRRFATSEAVARTARRAAISALGGLGDAADAEVLLVLAEEDPAGAGPEALEALRQLKRRGRSLDEDQARRVIDLVLRYALLSLEAAAECASSRADAMVSVLDRALDEGAPKARVVRLLGAFGTRGAIGRLVEMAGTDADLHLSREAIRELGRLEERSAESMILARLDAEPDACLFALGRLGGAATVARLRLLLDGPPLPWQSAGLSVLFRLDSSPRVLAAAVEHGAISAETLDALPAHGSEEQREALAAITEAPGHPFRIAAIRALGRTGGPLAVDSLGGLLTDGDEGVRAEAQAALRVLGQRLATPDPPLSCLEGALDPGGALVAEAALRRLRSRPVSVTETTLLLDAVAGHRHPHLVRVVRPLLRRDNAEIRKRAVACLSAAGPGCAGWVLPYLSATTPLPVARQVLLALGGAAVPGMGVELAAWLAHPNMNLKKTAAELLARSADPRVVPALVEALAHHDQPGLRVLIEGALRALAGPFFRSLLVERLTAATNPRHEGLLATALSGAFSPAELAALVAHRPDVPMALLAHVYAADAGLMAGKHAEMDAELRRRGVGHRIPDEGDVAPGSLLRAGLARADAARRASTLSRLLRALPFEDADALSSDVVAGIQAAANGSPAILTLSIVEQRLLAGLLPRLDSTIRNDAIALLATTTDAFVLCRVLPFVEGEGKLDPRHAPLLVPMLLQRGPETARALSRASRPEVRAQAALVLRLAGEAGIAHLPPDQRTVMISSWIEAGRDDVLHAMLEGSGAGALAEVTARLAEQAGAAAAWSLAEAYVARSPLERAPALVDLAFLGEVAEPALRELARSDARGEVRRRALQALSRRRSADRALPRGLLDDPHPGVREAAAEALLKAGDRDDRALVLGAWLAGAFRKAFRLGMDEQDAPVVAAAMAEAMTEAAQLHLLGAMEALPPRERVPLLMAQLPSPHPRVAAAARDALRSLPPTEVLPFVEGQLRAGDVTWLDVIGVTGALPRGLAELARTSPDATEWLRFCLRAAGTGVLYPAGLGPSIAAWAAADPSPTALSVLARLADWYEVRHAQGLVRALAPALSGASREAVLGAMLDGLREQPPELVARVLSGLVRPTDATALLALARAEAGSPGLLRHLEPTMRIAVERTLDTALDTADPESARRLLTYFVDRTESPSERERVLALLERHVRAPSRRVRLHAHRLLRVMAPRERYLRASRALLDDADATTVRLAIRVLAFGGDVDSVAAIAERLIDAHAGVARAAREGLLALGQAAVAPLVRHRTRLRPDRRAVIDTLLTEIQSRSSSGTAPHEQG, encoded by the coding sequence GTGGAGAGCTTCGTCCAGAGCCAGGCCGCCGTCGTCGGCTCCAGTCCGGTGGGGGGATGCGAGGTCATGGACGTGGAGAGCCGGATAGAGCAGCTCGACACGCTCCGGCCACCGCTCGCGCTCATCGCAGAGGGGCTGCGCGCGGCGGATCCTGCCGAGGCGCTCGCTGCCGCCAGGGCGCTCACGAAGCGGTTCCAGGAAGGTGAAGATGCTCCGAGCACGCTGGCGGACTGCGTGCCTGGAGCGCTCTTCACACTCGCGTTCGACGTCCAGCTCGCGCTCGCCGACCTCGTCGTCGCAGGGCTGCCGCTCCCGATCCCGGAGCTGCCAGAAGGCCTTCCCCCGCTGCTCGCCTGCCGTTTTCGCTGCGCGCAGCTCCTCGCGGCCCCCGCGCTGCTCCAGCTCGATGTGGCGACGCCCATGGATGTGCACGCCGTCGCCGCGGCGCCGGTCGAGCGCGCGGTCGTCTCCGGGTTGTGGCTCCGGGCTGCGCGCCATGAGCGATCTGCGATGCACGATGTGGCCATCGACATGGCACGCGCGGCGATCTCGGCCGCGCTCCTTTCTCCGGCTCTGGCCCAGGAGGTACTGCTCGAGATCGCACACCGCTCGTCCGATGCCGTGAGAGCGCGGGCGCTCGTATTGGCCGCAGAGCCGTGGGCGCAGGGGCTCGGTTGCCCTCCCCTCTCTGGCTGCATGGCGGGGGAAGAGGTCGCGCTCTCGGCCGTACGCCTCGCAGCGGCGCGTGGTGATGCCGGGTGGGTGCGGAGGTTCGCGACGAGCGAAGCCGTCGCGCGAACGGCACGGCGCGCGGCGATCTCGGCTCTCGGAGGGCTGGGTGACGCCGCCGATGCCGAGGTCCTGCTGGTCCTGGCGGAAGAGGATCCTGCGGGTGCCGGCCCGGAAGCGCTCGAGGCGTTGCGCCAGCTCAAGCGGCGTGGGCGCTCGCTCGACGAGGATCAGGCGCGTCGCGTGATCGACCTCGTGCTTCGATACGCGCTGCTGTCGCTCGAAGCGGCGGCCGAGTGTGCGAGCAGCAGGGCCGACGCGATGGTCTCTGTGCTCGATCGAGCCTTGGACGAGGGGGCACCGAAGGCGCGTGTCGTGCGACTGCTGGGCGCCTTCGGGACCCGGGGGGCGATCGGGCGACTGGTCGAGATGGCGGGTACCGATGCCGACCTGCACCTGTCAAGGGAGGCCATCCGCGAGCTGGGCAGGCTGGAGGAGCGCTCGGCCGAATCCATGATTCTGGCGAGGCTCGATGCCGAGCCCGATGCCTGCCTGTTCGCTCTGGGTCGGCTCGGCGGCGCAGCCACGGTGGCGCGACTGCGGCTGCTCCTCGATGGGCCTCCCCTCCCCTGGCAGTCGGCAGGCCTCTCGGTCCTCTTTCGACTGGATTCGTCGCCCCGCGTGCTGGCTGCGGCAGTCGAGCACGGGGCGATCTCCGCCGAGACGCTCGACGCGCTGCCGGCGCACGGGAGCGAGGAGCAGCGTGAAGCGCTCGCAGCCATCACCGAGGCCCCGGGGCACCCGTTCCGCATCGCAGCGATTCGAGCGCTGGGCCGCACGGGTGGGCCGCTCGCGGTGGACTCGCTCGGGGGGCTGCTGACCGATGGAGACGAGGGGGTTCGCGCTGAAGCGCAGGCGGCGCTGCGGGTGTTGGGGCAGCGCCTCGCCACGCCCGATCCGCCGCTATCTTGCCTGGAGGGTGCGCTCGACCCAGGTGGCGCGCTCGTCGCGGAGGCAGCGCTGCGCAGGCTGCGTTCGAGGCCAGTGTCCGTGACCGAGACCACGCTGCTGCTCGACGCGGTCGCCGGTCATCGCCATCCCCACCTGGTGCGCGTGGTGCGTCCACTCTTGCGCCGGGACAATGCCGAGATTCGCAAGCGCGCAGTCGCCTGCCTGTCCGCCGCAGGGCCGGGATGTGCGGGCTGGGTCTTGCCGTACTTGAGCGCGACCACACCACTTCCGGTCGCACGTCAGGTCTTGCTCGCCCTCGGTGGGGCGGCAGTGCCTGGGATGGGCGTGGAGCTCGCGGCGTGGCTCGCCCATCCCAACATGAACCTGAAGAAAACGGCCGCAGAATTGCTCGCCCGGAGCGCGGATCCCAGGGTCGTTCCCGCGCTGGTCGAGGCGCTCGCGCACCATGATCAGCCAGGCCTGAGGGTGCTTATCGAGGGTGCGCTACGAGCACTCGCGGGACCGTTCTTCCGTTCGCTGCTCGTCGAGCGACTCACTGCCGCAACCAATCCACGACACGAAGGCTTGCTCGCGACCGCGCTCTCGGGAGCCTTCTCCCCTGCAGAACTCGCCGCCCTCGTCGCGCATCGCCCCGACGTTCCCATGGCCTTGCTGGCTCATGTGTACGCGGCGGACGCTGGTCTCATGGCTGGAAAGCATGCAGAGATGGACGCCGAGCTGCGCCGGCGTGGCGTCGGACATCGCATTCCAGATGAAGGTGACGTGGCGCCAGGGAGCCTCTTGCGTGCGGGCCTCGCACGGGCAGATGCGGCACGTCGCGCATCGACGCTGAGCAGGCTCCTCCGCGCGTTGCCCTTCGAGGACGCGGACGCGCTTTCGTCCGACGTGGTCGCCGGGATCCAGGCGGCGGCAAATGGGTCTCCCGCCATCCTGACGCTCTCGATCGTCGAGCAGCGCCTCCTCGCCGGGCTCCTGCCTCGGCTCGATTCCACGATACGGAACGACGCCATCGCGCTCCTCGCCACAACGACGGATGCCTTCGTCCTGTGCCGGGTGCTGCCGTTTGTCGAGGGTGAGGGCAAGCTCGATCCACGTCATGCGCCACTGCTCGTCCCGATGCTCCTCCAACGCGGGCCGGAGACGGCGCGTGCCCTGAGCCGCGCATCGCGCCCGGAGGTGCGCGCCCAGGCCGCGCTCGTGCTGCGGCTCGCAGGAGAAGCAGGGATCGCGCATCTGCCTCCGGATCAGCGCACCGTGATGATCTCTTCCTGGATCGAGGCGGGGCGCGATGACGTGCTGCACGCGATGCTGGAAGGTTCGGGAGCGGGCGCGCTCGCCGAGGTCACCGCCCGTCTGGCCGAGCAAGCGGGAGCCGCCGCGGCGTGGTCCCTGGCGGAAGCGTATGTCGCTCGTTCTCCGCTCGAGCGGGCCCCCGCCCTGGTGGATCTCGCGTTTCTCGGCGAGGTGGCCGAGCCGGCGCTCCGGGAGCTCGCCAGGAGCGATGCGCGTGGCGAGGTGCGCCGGCGGGCGCTCCAGGCGCTGTCCAGGAGGCGCAGCGCGGATCGGGCGCTCCCGCGAGGGCTGCTCGACGATCCGCACCCCGGTGTCCGTGAGGCGGCAGCGGAAGCGCTCCTGAAGGCGGGGGATCGCGACGATCGCGCGCTGGTGCTCGGCGCGTGGCTGGCAGGCGCATTCCGGAAGGCGTTTCGGCTCGGGATGGATGAGCAGGACGCGCCGGTCGTCGCGGCAGCGATGGCGGAGGCAATGACCGAGGCCGCGCAGCTCCATCTCCTGGGCGCCATGGAGGCGCTCCCTCCGAGGGAGCGCGTTCCGCTGCTCATGGCGCAGCTCCCCTCCCCTCATCCCCGGGTGGCGGCCGCAGCACGCGACGCCTTGCGCTCGCTCCCGCCGACGGAGGTGCTCCCCTTCGTCGAGGGTCAGCTCCGAGCAGGTGACGTCACGTGGCTCGACGTGATCGGTGTGACGGGCGCGCTGCCGAGAGGGCTCGCCGAACTGGCGCGCACGTCCCCAGACGCCACCGAGTGGCTCCGGTTCTGTCTTCGTGCAGCGGGGACTGGTGTCCTGTACCCGGCGGGACTGGGTCCCTCGATCGCCGCGTGGGCGGCGGCGGATCCCTCGCCTACGGCGCTGTCGGTGCTCGCGCGCCTCGCCGACTGGTACGAGGTGCGGCACGCGCAGGGGCTCGTCCGGGCCCTCGCTCCCGCCCTCTCGGGGGCGAGCCGTGAGGCGGTGCTCGGTGCCATGCTGGATGGGCTGCGCGAGCAGCCACCCGAGCTGGTTGCGCGCGTGCTCTCGGGTCTGGTGCGTCCGACCGACGCCACGGCGCTGCTGGCTCTCGCCAGGGCCGAAGCCGGATCGCCAGGGCTGCTGCGCCACCTGGAGCCCACCATGCGGATCGCCGTCGAGCGCACGCTCGACACAGCGCTGGACACGGCCGACCCAGAGAGCGCACGCCGCCTCCTCACCTACTTCGTCGACCGGACGGAGAGCCCATCGGAGCGCGAGCGCGTCCTCGCGCTGCTGGAGCGACACGTCCGAGCCCCGTCACGTCGCGTGCGCCTCCATGCCCACCGCTTGCTCCGGGTCATGGCCCCGCGGGAGCGCTACCTCCGGGCGAGCCGCGCGCTCCTCGACGACGCCGACGCCACGACGGTGCGGCTCGCCATCCGTGTGCTCGCGTTCGGTGGCGACGTCGACTCGGTCGCGGCCATCGCCGAGCGACTGATCGACGCGCACGCCGGCGTCGCACGCGCTGCGCGAGAAGGGCTGCTCGCTCTCGGGCAGGCTGCCGTGGCACCGCTCGTTCGCCACCGGACGCGATTGCGTCCCGATCGCCGCGCCGTCATCGATACGCTCCTCACCGAGATCCAGAGTCGCTCCTCGTCAGGCACGGCGCCTCACGAGCAGGGGTAG
- a CDS encoding type I polyketide synthase: MEHKARLTSALLAIKKLQGDLDAVERSRREPIAIVGMACRFPGGAIDPGAFWRLLSEGVDAVTEVPPDRWDADAWYGPGAEGKICTREGAFVGPLDRFDPAFFGISPREAATLDPQQRLLLEVAWEALERAGIAPDALSGSKTGVFVGVGLDDFAQLALRTGDVRSLDVYSGTGAGLCFTAGRISFVLGLEGPSMAVDTACSSSLLAVHLACQSLRQRECSLALAGGVNVLLSPEISVYLSQSQALSPRGRCRTFDAGADGYVRGEGCGVVALKRLSDALADGDDIVALVRGSAVGHDGASSGLTVPRGPAQQSVIRAALENAGLDPARIGYVEAHGTGTSLGDPVEVEALAAALCQGRAEEQPLRIGAVKTNIGHLETAAGIAGLMKVALSLQHEALPANLHLEKPNPLIPWAELPVTVVTEQTPWPRCKEPRAAGVSAFGLSGTNVHVVLEEAPPRQEAANREEAATAERPFHLLPLSARSERALRDLAGRYDRHLGAHPEQHLKDATFTAGVGRAHMVHRAAIVARDVREARGRLSALSEDAPSAGLVTGHAAYGRRPRVAFLFTGQGAQYAGMGRALYATEPTFRRVIDQCATRLGPHLPEGLVAVMHDAEAGRWALNETGWTQPALFALEVALCEVWRDWGITPYAVMGHSVGELAAACVAGVFSLEDGLRLVADRGRLMQALPRGGAMAAVFAPEPVVAEAVRRSGDAVAIAAVNGPSEVVISGAEAEIEGVLALLEAAGVKARRLAVSHAFHAPQMSPMLDAFEATAAQVTYAAPQIRLVSNVTGAVATPDEVTSPAYWRRHVRETVRFLDGIRALAALGIDAFVEIGPKPTLLGAGRQCLPESEAAWLPSLREGEADLQQMLSSLGALYTRGAEIDWARLHRGAGRRRIPLPTYPFERERHWVQVPTRRGPDAAAGSPWLGRAFSSPAVAEHFYERAISVAALPFLGDHRIYGGVVVPGASHVAMMLCAAAEQLGRGPCVLEDVAFVQPLRLGDTEERSLQIAWRPEGEGAASCRMWSRGSGPGETWLLHAESRLRAAESEAVPRPGAPRLGAPDGEGWHELDPEDFYRSVAARGIDLGPTFRWIRRIARRGGEAWGELVAPEGLDEGAPLHPTLLDACIQLFGASWPAERFDEVAYVPMGIERLRFRGGAVMPTRLRARAVLRPGSGEGKDRLVGDVVLADDAGHFVAELSGLHAKRAPVEIFSTRTRGNDVLYEIAWPEAKRHDRVALVEAPGRFVILADRVGIGAQLGALLEQRGASMVLVSADDDVTDAARLDALLADTMQSGAALAGVVSLRALDAPPADQLDAAALEAAGALSLGGALHVAQALARAESRARLVLVTRGAQPVAPGRVEVAQAPLWGLGAVIALEHPEWRSTLIDLDPTASVAASAETLLEEILGSDGEDRLAFRGGARHVARLVRADARRHGTDRETDTPSQLRIQSRGSLEGLGWVPIERRVPGRGEVEIRVRATGLNFRDVLTTLGMYPGEGGPLGLECAGEVVRVGDGVEGLRPGDEVVALVAGSFSTFATVAAAFVAPLPPSMRFEEAATLPIAFLTAEYALNRLARMKRGERVLIHAAAGGVGLAAVQLAQQAGVEIFATAGSPEKHRYLASLGVQHTMSSRSADFVDEVMARTGGAGVDIVLNSLTGEMIPKSLSVLAKDGRFVEIGKAGIWSASEVAALRSDVAYSVFLLDENAAERPAEVAEAFQALVRGAEKGDVRPLPARAFPRAEAAEAFRYMAQARHIGKIVVTQVAEVRSDATYLVTGGLGSLGLSAASWLVTLGARHVVLMGRRGPSDTALQAVRALEEAGAEVRVVNGDVARAEDVARVLGEIDTSMPALRGVLHLAGTLDDGVVRTLRWDRVAEVLAPKVKGAWNLHAATRDRQLDLFVLFSSTASMLGSPGQASYSAANAFLDALAHHRHADGRPALSINWGAWADGGMAAGVDPERLRARGIDLIPRDEAIAWLDHLVRSDAAQVGVLPVRWDVFAQGGSRPLLSGLIRPPARPSGVGADIPAGPSFLERVREAAPSRRQGLVTAAIEEQVARVLRLRGPVEPQQPLREIGLDSLMAVELRNAIGRGTGLTPPMTLLFDYPTIDALTGYVLRQLDAPTANGATVRGPERTTTSTEVRSMLGEPLDLPAEELSDSEAEALLVEELERLNY, encoded by the coding sequence ATGGAGCACAAGGCCCGGCTCACCAGCGCCCTGCTCGCGATCAAGAAGCTTCAGGGCGATCTCGACGCCGTGGAGCGCTCCCGCCGCGAGCCCATTGCAATCGTAGGCATGGCATGTCGCTTCCCTGGCGGTGCCATCGACCCGGGCGCGTTCTGGCGGCTGCTCTCGGAGGGTGTCGACGCAGTGACCGAGGTCCCGCCGGATCGCTGGGACGCCGACGCCTGGTACGGGCCGGGCGCTGAGGGAAAGATCTGCACCCGAGAGGGAGCGTTCGTCGGACCGCTCGATCGCTTCGATCCTGCCTTCTTCGGCATCTCGCCCCGCGAGGCAGCCACGCTCGATCCTCAGCAGCGTCTCTTGCTCGAGGTGGCCTGGGAGGCGCTGGAGCGCGCCGGCATCGCGCCCGATGCGCTCTCGGGCTCGAAGACCGGCGTCTTCGTGGGCGTGGGGCTCGACGACTTCGCGCAGCTCGCGCTCCGGACCGGCGACGTGCGCTCGCTCGACGTCTACAGCGGCACGGGCGCGGGCCTCTGCTTCACGGCAGGGCGCATCTCGTTCGTGCTCGGCCTGGAGGGCCCGAGCATGGCCGTGGACACGGCGTGCTCGTCCTCCCTGCTCGCCGTCCACCTCGCGTGCCAGAGCTTGCGTCAAAGGGAGTGCTCGCTCGCCCTGGCAGGGGGCGTGAACGTGCTGCTCTCGCCCGAGATCAGTGTGTACCTCTCGCAGTCCCAGGCGCTCTCCCCCCGTGGGCGCTGCAGGACGTTCGACGCTGGCGCGGACGGGTACGTGCGCGGCGAAGGGTGTGGTGTCGTGGCGCTCAAGCGCCTGTCCGACGCGCTCGCCGATGGCGACGACATCGTGGCGCTGGTGCGCGGATCCGCCGTTGGCCACGACGGCGCGAGCAGCGGGCTCACGGTCCCGCGTGGGCCAGCGCAGCAGTCGGTGATCCGTGCGGCGCTCGAGAACGCTGGGCTCGATCCGGCCCGGATCGGGTACGTGGAGGCGCACGGGACGGGGACGTCGCTCGGCGATCCCGTGGAGGTGGAAGCGCTCGCCGCAGCGCTCTGCCAGGGGCGAGCCGAGGAGCAGCCGCTGCGGATCGGCGCGGTGAAGACGAACATCGGGCACCTGGAGACGGCTGCCGGGATCGCAGGGCTGATGAAGGTGGCGCTGTCGCTCCAGCACGAGGCGCTGCCCGCGAACCTGCATCTGGAAAAGCCGAACCCACTCATCCCGTGGGCCGAGCTGCCCGTCACGGTCGTGACGGAGCAGACGCCCTGGCCACGGTGCAAAGAGCCACGCGCAGCCGGCGTGAGCGCGTTCGGCCTGAGCGGGACGAACGTGCACGTGGTGCTGGAGGAGGCGCCGCCGAGGCAAGAGGCCGCGAACCGCGAAGAGGCCGCCACCGCGGAGCGACCCTTCCACTTGCTGCCGCTGTCCGCGCGGAGTGAGCGCGCGCTCCGCGATCTGGCCGGTCGCTACGATCGCCACCTCGGGGCGCACCCGGAGCAGCATCTGAAGGACGCAACGTTCACGGCCGGCGTGGGACGCGCACACATGGTCCACCGAGCCGCGATCGTGGCGCGGGACGTCCGCGAGGCGCGCGGACGGCTCTCAGCGCTCTCCGAAGACGCGCCGAGCGCGGGGCTCGTCACGGGGCACGCGGCGTACGGACGGCGTCCCAGGGTGGCATTTCTGTTCACCGGGCAAGGCGCGCAGTACGCCGGGATGGGCCGGGCGCTCTATGCTACGGAGCCGACGTTCCGTCGCGTGATCGATCAGTGCGCAACGCGGCTCGGGCCGCACCTGCCCGAGGGGCTCGTCGCGGTGATGCACGACGCAGAGGCCGGGCGCTGGGCGCTGAACGAGACGGGGTGGACGCAGCCGGCGCTGTTCGCGCTGGAGGTGGCCCTCTGCGAGGTGTGGCGCGACTGGGGGATCACCCCATACGCAGTGATGGGTCACAGCGTGGGGGAGCTCGCGGCGGCCTGCGTGGCTGGCGTCTTCAGTCTGGAGGACGGTCTGCGCCTCGTGGCCGATCGAGGTCGGCTGATGCAAGCGTTGCCGCGGGGCGGGGCCATGGCCGCGGTCTTCGCACCGGAGCCGGTCGTCGCCGAAGCAGTACGCAGGAGCGGAGACGCGGTCGCCATCGCCGCGGTGAACGGGCCGTCCGAGGTGGTCATCTCAGGGGCGGAGGCGGAGATCGAGGGGGTTCTCGCGCTGCTCGAAGCCGCGGGCGTGAAGGCACGGCGGCTTGCGGTGTCTCATGCATTCCACGCGCCTCAGATGAGTCCGATGCTCGATGCGTTCGAGGCCACGGCCGCCCAGGTGACGTACGCAGCGCCTCAGATCCGGCTCGTGTCCAACGTGACGGGCGCCGTCGCGACGCCGGATGAGGTGACGAGCCCCGCTTACTGGCGGCGGCACGTGCGGGAGACGGTGCGGTTTCTGGACGGGATCCGGGCGCTCGCGGCACTCGGGATCGATGCCTTCGTGGAGATCGGGCCGAAGCCGACACTGCTCGGGGCCGGGCGGCAGTGCTTGCCGGAGAGCGAGGCGGCGTGGCTGCCGTCGCTGCGCGAGGGGGAGGCGGACCTCCAGCAGATGCTCTCGAGCCTGGGCGCGCTCTATACACGGGGCGCCGAGATCGACTGGGCCAGGCTGCACCGGGGCGCGGGGCGACGCCGGATTCCGCTGCCCACGTACCCCTTCGAGCGAGAGCGGCACTGGGTCCAGGTTCCCACGCGCCGGGGCCCTGACGCTGCCGCTGGGTCGCCGTGGCTCGGCCGCGCGTTCAGCTCCCCGGCCGTGGCGGAGCACTTCTACGAGCGCGCGATCTCGGTCGCAGCGCTGCCGTTCCTCGGCGACCACCGCATCTATGGCGGCGTGGTCGTACCGGGCGCGAGCCACGTGGCGATGATGCTCTGCGCCGCCGCGGAGCAGCTCGGGAGAGGGCCTTGCGTGCTGGAGGACGTGGCGTTCGTCCAGCCGCTGCGGCTCGGTGACACCGAGGAGCGATCGCTGCAGATCGCGTGGCGGCCGGAGGGCGAAGGCGCGGCGTCATGCCGGATGTGGAGCCGCGGGTCGGGGCCGGGCGAGACCTGGCTGCTCCACGCGGAGAGCAGGCTTCGGGCCGCTGAGTCCGAGGCCGTACCGCGTCCTGGCGCACCGCGACTGGGCGCACCGGACGGCGAGGGCTGGCACGAACTCGATCCGGAGGACTTTTACCGTTCGGTCGCCGCGCGTGGGATCGATCTGGGGCCGACGTTCCGCTGGATCCGGCGAATCGCCCGGCGAGGTGGTGAGGCGTGGGGCGAACTCGTGGCCCCCGAGGGACTCGATGAGGGCGCGCCGCTCCACCCTACCCTGCTCGACGCTTGCATCCAGCTCTTCGGCGCGAGCTGGCCGGCCGAGCGCTTCGACGAGGTGGCGTACGTGCCGATGGGGATCGAGCGCCTGCGCTTCCGTGGCGGGGCCGTGATGCCCACCCGGCTGCGAGCGCGCGCGGTGCTCAGACCGGGCAGCGGAGAGGGCAAGGACCGGCTCGTGGGTGACGTGGTGCTCGCGGACGATGCTGGGCATTTCGTGGCGGAACTCTCGGGCCTGCACGCGAAGCGAGCGCCGGTGGAGATCTTCTCGACCCGGACGCGGGGGAACGATGTGCTCTATGAGATCGCGTGGCCCGAGGCGAAGCGCCATGACCGGGTGGCGCTGGTGGAGGCGCCGGGACGCTTCGTGATCCTCGCCGACAGGGTCGGCATCGGGGCGCAGCTGGGGGCCCTTCTCGAACAGCGGGGCGCGAGCATGGTGCTCGTGAGCGCAGACGACGACGTGACCGATGCCGCGCGGCTCGACGCGCTGCTCGCCGACACGATGCAGAGCGGAGCAGCGCTCGCCGGCGTGGTGAGCCTGCGGGCGCTCGATGCGCCGCCGGCCGACCAGCTCGACGCAGCCGCACTGGAAGCTGCAGGGGCGCTGTCCCTCGGCGGCGCCCTGCACGTCGCACAGGCGCTCGCGCGGGCCGAGTCGAGAGCGCGGCTCGTGCTCGTGACGCGTGGAGCCCAGCCGGTCGCACCAGGGCGCGTCGAGGTGGCTCAAGCGCCGCTCTGGGGCCTTGGTGCGGTCATCGCCCTGGAGCACCCGGAGTGGCGCTCGACGTTGATCGATCTCGACCCGACAGCGAGTGTCGCAGCGTCGGCCGAGACGCTGCTCGAGGAGATCCTCGGGAGTGACGGAGAGGATCGGCTCGCATTCCGCGGCGGCGCGCGCCACGTGGCGAGGCTGGTCCGAGCGGACGCGCGCCGCCACGGTACGGACCGCGAGACGGACACGCCTTCGCAGCTGCGGATCCAGTCGAGGGGCTCGCTCGAGGGTCTCGGGTGGGTCCCCATCGAACGGCGGGTGCCGGGGCGCGGCGAGGTGGAGATTCGCGTGCGGGCCACGGGCCTGAACTTCCGCGATGTACTGACCACGCTGGGGATGTACCCGGGAGAAGGCGGGCCGCTCGGGCTGGAGTGCGCGGGCGAGGTGGTCCGGGTCGGAGACGGGGTGGAGGGGCTCCGCCCAGGCGACGAGGTGGTGGCGCTGGTGGCGGGGAGCTTCAGCACGTTCGCGACCGTGGCGGCCGCGTTCGTGGCGCCCCTGCCGCCCAGCATGCGCTTCGAAGAGGCAGCGACGCTGCCCATCGCGTTCCTGACCGCGGAGTACGCGCTGAACCGGCTGGCGCGGATGAAGCGCGGAGAGCGCGTGCTGATCCACGCCGCGGCCGGTGGTGTGGGTCTCGCAGCGGTGCAGCTCGCGCAACAGGCCGGCGTCGAGATCTTCGCGACTGCCGGGAGCCCGGAGAAGCACCGCTACCTGGCGTCGCTCGGAGTCCAGCACACGATGAGCTCACGCTCCGCCGACTTCGTCGATGAGGTGATGGCGCGGACCGGCGGCGCGGGCGTGGACATCGTACTGAACTCACTGACCGGCGAGATGATCCCCAAGAGCTTGTCGGTCCTGGCGAAGGACGGGCGCTTCGTCGAGATCGGCAAGGCCGGGATCTGGAGCGCGTCCGAGGTCGCGGCGCTGCGGAGCGACGTGGCGTACTCCGTGTTCCTCCTGGACGAGAACGCGGCCGAGCGTCCGGCCGAGGTGGCGGAGGCATTCCAGGCTCTCGTGCGCGGGGCCGAAAAAGGCGATGTGCGGCCGTTGCCCGCGCGCGCATTCCCACGCGCCGAGGCGGCCGAGGCCTTCCGGTACATGGCCCAGGCGCGGCACATCGGGAAGATCGTCGTGACGCAAGTGGCAGAGGTGCGGTCCGACGCGACGTACCTCGTCACGGGCGGCCTCGGGAGCCTGGGGCTCTCGGCGGCGAGCTGGCTCGTGACCCTGGGTGCGCGTCACGTGGTGTTGATGGGACGGCGTGGGCCGAGTGACACGGCGCTCCAGGCAGTGCGGGCGCTGGAGGAGGCCGGCGCGGAGGTCCGCGTCGTCAACGGTGACGTCGCGCGCGCGGAGGACGTCGCGCGGGTGCTCGGCGAGATCGACACGTCGATGCCGGCGCTCCGAGGCGTGCTCCACCTCGCGGGGACGCTCGACGATGGCGTGGTGCGGACCCTGCGGTGGGATCGTGTCGCGGAGGTGCTCGCGCCCAAGGTGAAGGGCGCCTGGAATTTGCACGCGGCCACGCGAGACCGGCAGCTCGACCTGTTCGTGCTGTTCTCGTCGACCGCCTCGATGCTCGGGTCGCCCGGACAGGCGAGCTACTCGGCGGCGAATGCGTTCCTCGATGCGCTCGCCCACCACCGCCACGCCGACGGACGACCAGCGCTCAGCATCAACTGGGGCGCGTGGGCCGACGGCGGGATGGCGGCTGGCGTCGACCCGGAGCGCCTCCGTGCGCGCGGCATCGATCTCATCCCGCGGGATGAAGCGATCGCCTGGCTCGACCACCTGGTGCGGAGCGACGCGGCGCAGGTAGGTGTCTTGCCAGTGCGGTGGGACGTCTTTGCACAGGGAGGGTCAAGGCCGCTCCTGTCCGGACTGATCCGACCGCCTGCACGGCCCAGTGGCGTCGGGGCAGATATACCGGCCGGGCCTTCGTTCCTGGAGCGTGTGCGCGAAGCTGCGCCGAGCCGGCGGCAGGGCCTGGTGACCGCAGCGATCGAGGAGCAGGTCGCGCGGGTGTTGCGCCTGCGCGGTCCTGTCGAGCCGCAGCAGCCACTCCGCGAGATCGGGCTCGATTCGCTCATGGCGGTGGAACTCAGGAACGCGATCGGCCGAGGGACGGGGCTGACGCCGCCCATGACGCTGCTGTTCGACTATCCGACGATCGATGCGCTCACCGGCTATGTCCTACGACAGCTCGACGCACCCACCGCGAATGGCGCGACCGTCCGAGGGCCTGAACGCACTACGACATCTACCGAGGTGCGCTCGATGCTCGGCGAGCCGCTGGATCTTCCGGCGGAGGAGCTGTCCGACAGCGAAGCCGAAGCTCTGCTCGTCGAGGAGCTGGAGCGGTTGAACTACTGA